One window of Manihot esculenta cultivar AM560-2 chromosome 17, M.esculenta_v8, whole genome shotgun sequence genomic DNA carries:
- the LOC110603688 gene encoding uncharacterized protein LOC110603688: MGERGNNSKEGKNTEMKDKVQIATQNLGDPLTLQSSDHPGMVLVSAPLVGANFRSWYRAIRIALGAKQKLEFIEGTVTVPDKESDSYEQWKRCDFMVTSWILNSISRELVDGFIYTALARDLWLEITERFGECNGTMIYELRRKISLISQDNASASVYFTKLKGLWDELGSMETLPPCTCGASKAIDELNNRNRLMQFLIGLNDAYGTVRDQILGMDPLPSVNKAYSMVLKFESQKDILGSINGNTEPLVLMNRTHK; encoded by the coding sequence ATGGGGGAACGAGGAAACAACAGTAAAGAAGGCAAAAACACGGAGATGAAGGACAAAGTTCAAATCGCAACTCAGAATCTTGGGGATCCTCTGACTCTTCAGTCTTCGGACCATCCAGGTATGGTTTTAGTGTCTGCTCCTCTAGTAGGGGCAAACTTTAGATCCTGGTATAGAGCCATTAGGATAGCCCTAGGAGCCAAACAGAAACTCGAATTTATAGAGGGTACCGTTACAGTGCCTGATAAAGAGTCTGATTCGTATGAACAATGGAAGCGGTGTGACTTTATGGTCACATCCTGGATCTTGAACTCTATATCTAGAGAGTTGGTAGATGGTTTCATTTACACAGCCTTAGCCAGGGATCTCTGGCTTGAAATCacagaaagatttggtgaatgtAATGGCACCATGATCTATGAGCTGAGAAGGAAAATATCCTTGATATCTCAAGACAATGCCTCCGCATCTGTCTATTTCACAAAATTAAAGGGGCTTTGGGATGAATTGGGCTCAATGGAAACTCTTCCACCATGCACATGTGGTGCATCAAAGGCAATAGATGAGCTAAATAATAGAAATAGGTTAATGCAATTCCTTATAGGATTGAATGATGCCTACGGGACAGTTAGAGACCAGATCCTAGGCATGGATCCTTTGCCCTCTGTGAATAAAGCCTATTCTATGGTACTCAAATTTGAGTCTCAGAAGGACATTCTGGGAAGTATAAATGGGAACACTGAACCTTTAGTCTTGATGAATAGGACGCATAAATAA
- the LOC110603679 gene encoding uncharacterized protein LOC110603679 encodes MFNERDRSCILNIPLSLSSCSDTWCWKFESKGHYSVKSAYRFLVDGFQHREGSEIWKRFWKAKVPPKVLNFCWRALLNVVPCLSSLQSKRVPVDPSCPLCHVAPENVLHILIQCPFARSCWLNSPLGWPAPSASSLNEWFSLTFSSASVENASLMIMILWALWQNRNNVVWKGQGQTASGVFFMALNFLQQWKAARVVSSVSTIVDPVRPIWSPPQHGWIKANIDASLSLQRGSVGFGCVIRKDDGSFVAARAGSFYSQMDAKCAAAIAFREALSWIKDNIDSF; translated from the exons ATGTTCAACGAAAGAGATAGAAGTTGTATTTTGAACATCCCTCTTAGTCTTTCATCGTGTTCTGATACATGGTGCTGGAAATTCGAGTCCAAAGGTCACTATTCGGTTAAGAGTGCATATAGGTTCCTGGTTGATGGCTTTCAACATAGGGAAGGGAGCGAGATATGGAAAAGGTTCTGGAAAGCTAAAGTTCCCCCAAAAGTGCTCAATTTCTGCTGGCGGGCTCTACTTAATGTTGTCCCTTGCCTCTCGTCACTTCAGTCCAAGAGAGTCCCAGTTGATCCTTCATGCCCGTTGTGTCATGTAGCCCCTGAGAATGTCTTGCATATTCTGATTCAGTGCCCTTTTGCCCGCAGCTGCTGGTTAAACTCGCCGTTGGGTTGGCCTGCGCCTTCTGCATCTTCTTTAAATGAGTGGTTTTCTTTAACCTTCTCTTCTGCTTCTGTGGAAAATGCCTCCCTTATGATAATGATCTTATGGGCTTTGTGGCAAAATAGGAACAATGTTGTATGGAAGGGCCAGGGTCAGACTGCGagtggtgtgttcttcatggctctgaattttttgcagcaatggaAAGCAGCCCGGGTTGTGTCCTCAGTAAGCACCATTGTCGACCCGGTTCGCCCGATCTGGTCTCCTCCGCAACACGGTTGGATCAAGGCGAACATTGACGCCTCTTTAAGCTTGCAACGAGGTTCGGTAGGTTTCGGTTGTGTAATCCGGAAGGATGATGGGAGTTTTGTGGCTGCTAGAGCAGGCTCTTTTTATAGCCAGATGGATGCAAAGTGTGCTGCAGCTATAGCATTCCGGGAAgcattgagctggattaaaga CAACATCGactcattctga